A window of the Candidatus Bipolaricaulota bacterium genome harbors these coding sequences:
- a CDS encoding carbohydrate ABC transporter permease, with amino-acid sequence NFYVQIPNEVVESASLDGAGFFEIYRRIVFPLSWLGMVVVVIWQFTQIWNDFLFGVTLTNHEWQPITVALAYLAGGQAVQWNLPMAGSILAALPPLLIYIIFGRYFISGLLAGSVKG; translated from the coding sequence GGAACTTCTATGTCCAGATCCCGAACGAGGTGGTGGAGTCAGCATCCTTGGATGGAGCCGGGTTCTTCGAGATCTATCGCAGGATCGTATTCCCGCTCTCGTGGCTGGGGATGGTGGTGGTAGTCATTTGGCAGTTCACCCAGATCTGGAACGACTTCCTGTTTGGGGTGACTCTCACCAACCACGAATGGCAGCCGATCACGGTCGCACTAGCATACCTAGCTGGAGGACAGGCAGTGCAGTGGAATCTACCGATGGCTGGTTCCATCCTCGCTGCTCTGCCTCCGCTTTTGATCTACATAATATTCGGACGTTACTTCATAAGCGGCCTACTAGCCGGTTCGGTGAAGGGTTGA
- the galT gene encoding galactose-1-phosphate uridylyltransferase, with translation MKMFHKRVVQKQDGRLLWLYGEREHVLAPLPEGEGAPAAAPHLRWHPLREEWVIYAAHRQGRTFLPPKDHCPLCPSVPGGFPTEIPFADFEIAVFQNRFPSLHPDAPTPPELLIPTARGRGFCEVVVYTPKHEGSLATLTQSRRELLVQVWADRYKELYEHDFIRYVMPFENRGEAVGVTLHHPHGQIYAYPFVPPIIERETHVFHDRPVLCELIPQLSDYTVVRGEAMIAFVPPFARFPYEVWIAPRRHLPGPWEFADAEIREFARVLGEVVSRYDRLFSRPFPYVMAMHAAPKGEERVFHFHVEFYPRMRTRDKLKYLAGTELGAGAFAADILPEMAAQQLREVK, from the coding sequence TTGAAAATGTTCCATAAACGCGTGGTTCAGAAGCAGGACGGCCGCCTCCTGTGGCTCTATGGTGAACGCGAGCATGTGCTCGCACCGCTTCCTGAAGGGGAAGGAGCACCAGCAGCCGCGCCCCACCTGCGCTGGCATCCGCTGCGGGAGGAATGGGTGATCTACGCCGCGCACAGACAAGGGCGCACCTTCTTGCCGCCTAAGGATCATTGTCCGCTCTGTCCGAGCGTGCCGGGTGGCTTTCCGACCGAGATTCCGTTTGCAGATTTCGAGATCGCTGTGTTCCAAAACCGGTTCCCCTCCCTTCATCCGGATGCGCCAACCCCACCTGAACTTTTGATCCCCACCGCGCGCGGACGCGGGTTCTGCGAGGTGGTGGTCTACACCCCGAAGCATGAAGGGAGCCTCGCCACGTTGACCCAATCGCGACGCGAGCTCCTCGTTCAGGTGTGGGCCGATCGGTACAAAGAGCTGTACGAGCACGATTTCATCCGGTACGTGATGCCGTTCGAGAACCGCGGCGAGGCGGTCGGGGTGACCCTGCATCATCCCCACGGCCAGATCTACGCCTACCCGTTCGTCCCTCCGATCATTGAGCGAGAGACGCACGTGTTTCACGACCGCCCGGTGCTGTGCGAGCTCATCCCGCAGCTTTCCGATTACACCGTGGTTCGCGGCGAAGCGATGATCGCGTTCGTCCCTCCGTTCGCTCGGTTCCCGTACGAGGTGTGGATCGCGCCCCGCCGTCACCTCCCCGGGCCGTGGGAGTTCGCCGACGCGGAAATCCGTGAATTCGCCCGGGTCTTGGGCGAGGTGGTATCCCGGTATGACCGGTTGTTCTCTCGGCCGTTCCCGTACGTGATGGCGATGCACGCTGCACCGAAGGGGGAGGAAAGGGTGTTTCACTTTCATGTGGAGTTCTATCCCCGCATGCGCACGAGAGATAAGCTTAAATACCTGGCCGGGACCGAACTTGGGGCGGGTGCGTTCGCCGCCGATATCCTTCCCGAGATGGCGGCGCAGCAGCTACGCGAGGTGAAATGA
- a CDS encoding M24 family metallopeptidase, translating to MNRTALTRLRRFMASRGFERFTLCRPENFAWLTGGGDNTVAIGEGVGCLEVTPDSVRLHTSRIEAARLQEEEKVDFAVSTYPWYSSPPIGRPNDFEHDLTPLRLVLTPEEQERFRRLGNDAAQALGSAMRAAQPEWTEARLAGEIAAEAYARGIQPVVLLVAGEERAFRCRHPLPKDRALGKLAMGVICARRDGLVANLTRMRSWGKPGLARRYEKLLQVEARGLDATVPGATLGEVLEGIAAGYREIRAPDEFEAHHQGGIAGYRPREVLGVPGDGTVLQAGMAVAWNPSLPGVKVEDTFLITPTGLENLTFDPDWPMIEVGGRPRPAVLTEGA from the coding sequence ATGAATCGAACCGCCCTCACCCGTCTGCGACGATTCATGGCAAGCCGCGGTTTCGAGCGATTCACCCTCTGCCGCCCGGAGAACTTCGCCTGGCTCACCGGCGGCGGGGACAATACGGTGGCAATCGGAGAAGGGGTGGGATGCCTCGAGGTGACTCCGGACAGTGTGCGTCTGCATACCTCGCGAATCGAGGCGGCTCGGCTGCAGGAGGAGGAGAAGGTGGACTTCGCCGTGAGCACCTATCCCTGGTACTCCTCCCCCCCGATCGGGAGGCCGAATGATTTCGAGCACGACCTGACACCGCTTCGTCTCGTCCTCACCCCGGAGGAGCAGGAGCGGTTCAGAAGGCTTGGAAATGATGCGGCGCAGGCGCTGGGAAGTGCGATGCGGGCAGCACAACCGGAATGGACTGAGGCGCGGCTTGCAGGAGAAATCGCAGCCGAGGCGTACGCCCGCGGGATTCAACCGGTCGTCCTCCTTGTCGCCGGAGAAGAACGCGCATTCAGGTGCCGTCATCCGCTCCCCAAGGATCGGGCGTTGGGAAAGCTCGCGATGGGGGTGATCTGTGCCCGGCGGGATGGCCTGGTGGCGAATCTCACCCGGATGCGAAGCTGGGGGAAACCCGGGCTTGCGCGCCGATATGAGAAGCTCCTCCAGGTCGAGGCACGGGGGCTCGATGCCACCGTCCCCGGGGCGACGCTGGGAGAGGTGCTGGAGGGGATCGCTGCCGGGTACCGCGAGATCAGGGCCCCTGATGAATTCGAAGCGCATCACCAGGGTGGAATCGCTGGCTACCGCCCGCGGGAGGTCCTCGGGGTCCCGGGGGACGGAACCGTCCTGCAGGCCGGGATGGCGGTGGCATGGAACCCGTCTCTGCCCGGAGTGAAGGTGGAGGACACGTTCCTCATCACCCCGACCGGGTTGGAGAACCTCACGTTCGACCCCGACTGGCCGATGATCGAGGTTGGGGGGCGGCCCCGGCCGGCCGTCCTCACGGAGGGGGCATGA
- the galK gene encoding galactokinase produces the protein MSYPPSERLLREQFGPGEPPLLSRAPGRINLIGEHTDYNGGYVLPFAIDRVTEIAVRPRADRRIRIYADAFRAGVELELPMKGIAPAGSWQDYPIGILAELSHYKDLEFGFDGAISGDVPQGAGLSSSAALEVAAAIAFSRLYGVNLSGLELVRLCQRVENEFVGTRCGIMDQYVSYFGRTGAAILLNTHTMEHRYVPLHLSGVSLLAVDSRVNRSLGTSGYNARRQECEQALTLVRSAFPERNIASLSDLTIGDLDRISAVLPPSIFARVRHVVSENARVLAAVEALEQDDYRRLGELLFASHASLRDLFAVSTPELDFLVDWGRKHGALGARLVGGGFGGVTLHLVPDEIKQGYIDGIVAAYRTRFRIDPEVIEVRPGPGAEELNRA, from the coding sequence ATGAGCTACCCTCCCTCCGAGCGGTTGTTGCGCGAGCAGTTCGGCCCGGGAGAACCCCCGCTCCTCTCCCGGGCGCCGGGCCGGATCAACCTGATCGGAGAGCACACCGACTACAACGGCGGTTACGTTCTCCCGTTCGCCATCGACCGGGTGACCGAGATCGCCGTCCGCCCGCGTGCCGACCGACGCATCCGCATCTACGCCGATGCGTTCCGCGCTGGGGTGGAGCTGGAATTACCGATGAAAGGGATCGCCCCCGCCGGCAGTTGGCAGGATTATCCGATCGGGATCCTGGCGGAACTCTCTCACTACAAAGACCTGGAATTCGGATTCGACGGTGCGATCAGCGGGGACGTGCCCCAAGGCGCGGGACTGAGCAGTTCAGCCGCACTGGAGGTAGCCGCTGCCATCGCGTTTTCCCGGTTATACGGGGTGAACCTATCCGGATTGGAGCTGGTCAGGCTGTGCCAGCGGGTGGAAAACGAGTTCGTCGGCACCCGCTGTGGGATCATGGATCAGTACGTCTCTTACTTCGGACGCACCGGGGCGGCGATCCTCCTCAATACGCATACCATGGAGCATCGCTACGTCCCGCTCCACCTCTCCGGGGTGAGTCTCCTCGCCGTCGATAGCCGGGTCAACCGATCGTTGGGGACGAGCGGTTACAACGCGCGGCGGCAGGAGTGCGAGCAGGCGTTGACGCTCGTTAGAAGCGCGTTCCCCGAGCGGAATATCGCCTCGTTGAGCGATCTCACCATTGGTGACCTGGACCGGATTTCCGCCGTGCTTCCCCCGTCCATTTTCGCCCGCGTGCGGCATGTGGTCAGCGAGAACGCGCGCGTCCTCGCCGCGGTGGAAGCGCTGGAGCAGGATGATTACCGAAGGCTGGGGGAGCTCCTGTTCGCCTCGCACGCCTCCCTGCGCGATCTATTTGCGGTGAGTACCCCGGAGCTCGATTTCCTCGTCGATTGGGGGAGGAAACACGGAGCGCTCGGCGCTCGCCTCGTCGGCGGCGGGTTCGGCGGAGTGACCCTGCACCTCGTCCCGGACGAGATCAAACAGGGCTACATCGACGGAATCGTGGCCGCCTATCGGACCCGGTTTCGGATCGATCCCGAGGTGATCGAGGTGAGACCCGGCCCCGGGGCGGAGGAGCTTAACCGCGCGTAA
- the gcvPA gene encoding aminomethyl-transferring glycine dehydrogenase subunit GcvPA: MRNKRTHPYIPNSDSEIKDEMLREIGASSIDELYELIPEALRFKGRLNLPDPLPDEASLDRHMRGILDKNVTAGERLSFLGGGCAPHYVPAVCDWINQRSEFLTAYAGEPYEDHGRFQALFEYASMIGDLVEMDAVSVPTYDGSQAAASALRMAGRITGRKRVLIPEIINPDRRSIIENYSDPRLEVEKVRYDPDTGLLDIADLAEKLASDTAAVYFEVPSYLGAIEPEPAKISEMAHKSGALVVVGVDPISLGVLSPPPRYGADIVCGELQPLGIRMQFGGGRGGFIATPDEERYISEYPLRLFGIAPTVDQRWGFGDVAWERTSFAKREGSKEFVGTMAALWGITAGVYLALMGPAGMRELGETIIARAAYAADRLNGIPGVRAPRFHSPSFKEFVVDFSGTGLSVSEINRRLLDQGIFGGHDLTPVFPELAGCALYCVTEIHTKDDIDRLVEAVGEIVKEER; this comes from the coding sequence ATGAGGAACAAACGGACCCATCCTTACATCCCGAACTCCGATTCGGAGATCAAAGACGAGATGCTACGCGAGATCGGGGCGAGCTCGATCGATGAGCTCTACGAGCTGATCCCCGAGGCCCTCAGGTTCAAGGGGAGGCTGAATCTCCCCGATCCGCTCCCGGATGAGGCATCCCTCGATCGCCACATGCGCGGGATCCTCGACAAGAACGTGACCGCTGGGGAGCGGCTCAGCTTCCTCGGGGGTGGATGCGCCCCCCACTACGTCCCGGCGGTATGCGATTGGATCAATCAACGCTCCGAGTTCCTCACCGCCTACGCCGGCGAGCCGTACGAGGACCACGGTCGCTTCCAGGCCCTGTTCGAGTACGCGAGCATGATCGGGGATCTCGTCGAGATGGACGCGGTCAGCGTCCCGACCTACGACGGATCCCAGGCGGCGGCGAGCGCCCTGCGGATGGCGGGGAGGATCACCGGGCGGAAGCGGGTCCTGATCCCGGAGATCATCAACCCGGACCGCCGTTCGATCATCGAGAACTACTCCGATCCGAGGCTTGAGGTGGAGAAGGTTCGGTACGATCCCGACACCGGGCTCCTCGACATCGCTGACCTCGCGGAGAAGCTCGCCTCCGATACCGCCGCGGTCTACTTCGAGGTCCCGAGCTACCTCGGTGCGATCGAGCCGGAGCCGGCGAAGATCTCGGAGATGGCGCACAAAAGCGGCGCCCTCGTCGTGGTCGGGGTCGACCCGATCTCGCTCGGGGTCCTCTCCCCGCCGCCCCGCTACGGGGCAGACATCGTCTGCGGCGAGCTCCAGCCACTCGGGATCCGGATGCAGTTCGGCGGCGGGCGGGGCGGGTTCATCGCAACACCGGACGAGGAGCGCTACATCTCCGAGTATCCCCTGCGCCTGTTCGGGATCGCCCCGACCGTCGATCAGAGGTGGGGATTCGGGGACGTCGCCTGGGAGCGGACATCGTTCGCCAAGCGCGAGGGATCGAAGGAGTTCGTGGGGACGATGGCCGCGCTGTGGGGGATAACGGCCGGGGTCTACCTCGCCTTGATGGGCCCGGCCGGGATGCGCGAGCTCGGCGAGACGATCATTGCCCGGGCCGCCTACGCCGCGGATCGCCTGAACGGAATCCCCGGAGTCAGAGCGCCGCGGTTTCACTCCCCGAGCTTCAAGGAGTTCGTCGTCGACTTCTCTGGGACCGGACTCTCCGTTTCCGAGATTAACAGAAGGCTCCTCGATCAGGGGATCTTCGGCGGGCACGATCTGACCCCCGTCTTCCCCGAGCTTGCAGGATGCGCCCTCTACTGCGTGACCGAAATCCACACCAAGGACGACATCGACCGGCTCGTGGAAGCGGTGGGCGAGATCGTAAAGGAGGAAAGATGA
- the gcvPB gene encoding aminomethyl-transferring glycine dehydrogenase subunit GcvPB produces the protein MRPLLRDRNPHQGRHRPARGSGGRDRKGGKMRRFHQASWDEPIIHELSVPGERGILVPQVEEGIADAVGDPLSRIPESIRRSDPPDLPEISEHRVLQHYLRLSQETLGEHLNVDVGQGTCTMKYNPPVNERFATSPKLTELHPLQDESTVQGILEIMYKLERFLCEISGLERFSLQPGGGSHAIYAMACMIRAYFADRGEKRDEIITTLFSHPSDAAAPRVKGFKPIVIPPDPDGFPDITSLRDAVSARTAALFITNPEDTGIFNPRIAEITQIVHAAGGLCCYDQANANGILGITRAREAGFDMCFFNLHKTFASPHGCGGPGSGVLGASGEIADYLPVPLVEYDGERYFLDYDRPRSIGKVKDFYGVIPAIVRAYAWIMSLGEEGLRTVAETAVLNNNYLLHKLRKVRGMSAPFAPGKRRLEQVRYSFEELSRDTGVHTTDIQRRVADFGGHYWMSHEPWYVPEPVTLEPTESYSKRELDEYAEIIRRIADEAYADPERVRTAPHQSTIGKVADHSYFEDPGKWALTWRGYKRKYAGYFEQH, from the coding sequence ATGCGCCCTCTACTGCGTGACCGAAATCCACACCAAGGACGACATCGACCGGCTCGTGGAAGCGGTGGGCGAGATCGTAAAGGAGGAAAGATGAGGCGATTTCATCAGGCAAGCTGGGACGAGCCGATCATCCACGAGCTCTCCGTCCCCGGGGAGCGGGGGATCCTCGTCCCGCAGGTCGAGGAGGGGATCGCAGATGCGGTCGGCGATCCGCTCTCCCGGATCCCGGAGTCGATCCGACGGAGCGATCCTCCCGACCTCCCGGAGATCTCCGAGCACCGTGTCCTCCAGCACTATCTCCGCCTCTCCCAGGAGACGCTGGGCGAGCACCTGAACGTCGACGTCGGCCAGGGGACATGCACGATGAAGTACAACCCGCCAGTGAACGAGCGGTTCGCGACGTCCCCGAAGCTGACTGAGCTTCATCCCTTGCAGGACGAATCGACCGTGCAGGGGATCCTCGAGATCATGTACAAGCTCGAGCGGTTCCTATGCGAGATCTCCGGGCTCGAGCGGTTCAGCCTCCAGCCGGGCGGGGGATCGCATGCGATCTACGCGATGGCGTGCATGATCCGGGCGTACTTCGCCGATCGGGGAGAGAAGCGGGATGAGATCATAACCACCTTGTTCTCCCACCCCTCCGACGCCGCCGCCCCACGGGTGAAGGGGTTCAAGCCGATCGTCATCCCTCCCGATCCTGACGGCTTCCCGGACATCACCTCCCTCCGGGACGCGGTCTCCGCGCGGACGGCGGCCCTGTTCATCACCAACCCGGAGGATACCGGGATCTTCAACCCGCGGATCGCCGAGATCACGCAGATCGTCCACGCAGCAGGCGGGCTGTGCTGCTACGACCAGGCGAACGCAAACGGGATCCTCGGGATCACGCGGGCGCGGGAGGCCGGGTTCGACATGTGCTTCTTCAACCTGCACAAGACATTCGCCTCCCCGCACGGCTGCGGCGGGCCGGGGAGCGGGGTCCTCGGCGCAAGCGGCGAGATCGCCGACTACCTCCCGGTCCCGCTCGTCGAATACGACGGGGAGCGTTACTTCCTCGACTACGATCGCCCGAGATCGATCGGAAAGGTAAAGGACTTCTACGGGGTGATCCCGGCGATCGTCCGCGCCTATGCGTGGATCATGAGTCTCGGGGAGGAGGGCCTGCGCACCGTCGCCGAGACAGCCGTGTTGAACAACAACTACCTGTTGCACAAGCTGCGGAAGGTTCGCGGGATGAGCGCTCCGTTCGCCCCGGGAAAGCGCCGCTTGGAGCAGGTCCGCTACAGCTTCGAGGAGCTCTCCCGCGACACCGGGGTACACACGACCGATATCCAGCGCCGCGTCGCCGACTTCGGAGGACATTACTGGATGAGCCACGAGCCGTGGTACGTCCCCGAGCCGGTGACGCTCGAGCCGACCGAGTCATACTCCAAGCGCGAGCTTGACGAGTACGCGGAGATCATCCGACGAATCGCCGACGAGGCGTACGCCGATCCCGAACGGGTGAGGACCGCACCGCACCAAAGTACGATCGGGAAAGTGGCAGACCACTCCTACTTCGAGGACCCGGGGAAGTGGGCCCTCACCTGGCGTGGCTACAAGCGCAAGTACGCGGGTTACTTCGAACAGCATTGA
- a CDS encoding PD40 domain-containing protein produces the protein MKLRFLLVVVPLLFLFGCGIPFNIPAVGPDGTIAVFLDADRYAFTPDKGSLALIRDGKVVTVPGVTATGSCGALAWSLDGKEVAFVDTEPDELGFPKAWVINVAGVQTDSQTVSIARAESPLIAPAFTPEGNITYLGVDDDGNGHLFLYDRVEDVTYPLLDNVLSYRPARDGESLWVIKRSAEGNLSLGHLLDYDPKSGDSYEIASFFIGAGVEQMFQMFPGAFFFDVEPNGDHVALTLFDQVLISPEPQEGDPSLYLIDAEERTVSRIALHGIAPAFSPDGSKIAYIGSADGINQGVYLYDVEAENEEELSVEGTVSGLFWIDAGHLGLVMREENDEEDSYYLLIYDLTAKETTPLIPG, from the coding sequence ATGAAACTACGGTTCTTGCTGGTGGTTGTTCCGCTCCTTTTTCTATTCGGGTGCGGGATTCCATTCAACATCCCCGCGGTCGGGCCGGATGGGACGATCGCCGTGTTCCTCGACGCAGATCGATACGCATTCACTCCGGACAAGGGGAGTTTAGCCCTGATCAGGGACGGGAAGGTAGTGACGGTTCCGGGAGTAACCGCGACCGGGAGCTGTGGCGCCCTCGCCTGGTCGCTTGATGGGAAGGAGGTCGCGTTTGTGGATACCGAGCCGGATGAGCTCGGATTCCCCAAGGCATGGGTGATCAACGTAGCCGGAGTACAGACCGATTCTCAGACGGTTTCCATCGCCCGGGCCGAGTCCCCGCTCATCGCCCCGGCATTCACCCCGGAGGGGAACATCACCTACCTTGGGGTGGATGACGATGGGAACGGCCACCTGTTCCTCTACGACCGCGTCGAAGACGTTACCTATCCTCTGCTCGACAATGTTTTGAGCTACCGCCCGGCGCGGGACGGTGAGTCCTTATGGGTGATCAAGAGGAGCGCAGAGGGGAACCTGAGCCTCGGCCATCTTCTCGATTATGACCCGAAGAGCGGTGACTCGTACGAGATCGCCAGCTTCTTCATCGGGGCTGGAGTGGAGCAAATGTTCCAGATGTTCCCGGGGGCATTCTTCTTCGACGTCGAACCGAACGGGGATCACGTTGCCCTCACCCTGTTCGACCAGGTTCTGATCTCTCCCGAGCCGCAGGAGGGGGATCCATCGCTCTACCTTATCGACGCGGAGGAGCGCACGGTGAGCCGGATCGCGCTCCACGGGATCGCTCCCGCGTTCTCGCCGGACGGATCGAAGATCGCCTACATCGGCTCGGCTGACGGGATCAATCAGGGGGTCTACCTCTACGACGTCGAAGCGGAAAACGAGGAGGAGCTATCGGTTGAAGGAACAGTGAGCGGCCTGTTCTGGATCGACGCCGGCCACCTCGGACTGGTGATGCGGGAAGAGAACGATGAGGAAGATAGCTACTATCTCCTCATCTACGACCTGACGGCCAAGGAAACGACCCCGCTCATCCCGGGCTAG